Genomic DNA from Methanofollis sp. W23:
CTCGATCATCGGTCGGCTCTTCGCCGTCGCCGAGGCCTACCCCGACCTCAAGACGCAGGCGACAGTCTCTGAACTGATGGCGTCCATCAGACAGATCGAGGACGAGATCGCCCGCCAGCGCTACACCTACAACAACATCGCCCAGCAACTCAACACCATGACCGAGACGATCCCTTCCAACATCGTCGCCTCCATGGCCCATGTCCAGAGACTCGACTACCTCGAGTTCGAGGAAGAGATCGAGCAGGCGCCAAAGATCGAGTTCTGAGGTGGACGTGGTGAGTGAAAACCGGCAGATCGCCACCCTCCTCATCGTCACCCTTTTTCTCGGCGTTGCGGCCCTCGGCCTCAGCGCCGCTCTGCCCTTCCTCACCGAGGGCGACCTGGTCGTCGACGATTATCAGGCGGTCCTGTACGAGAACGGCACCTTTGTCGAACGCTACACCTATGACGTCGCGCGCTCTGATGAGTACAGGATGCTCTTCCGCTTCTTCGACGACCGCCTCACCTTTGCCGATGCGTCAAGTCCGCACGTGAAGTTCGAGGAGATGACGGTACCAGAGGGAGTGATCGGATACGTGAAGGACGCCTCTGGTGAGGTCAGGACCTACCCGACCGCGACCGAGGCCGAGACCGAGTTCATCAGGAGCAAGGCCTATCCCAACGAGGTCGGGCTCTACAACCCTGGATATTTCGACGCAGGCACATATGTCGTCGAGTACCACTCGGTCATGCGCCCACCGGTGGAGTACGACGGCGAGGTGGCCCATGTCAACCTCAAACTCGTCCGCGAGCATATCCCGTACCGCCACCTCACCCTCACCCTCCCTGACTGGGAGGGGATCGAGACGGTCTATGCCTACCCGCCCTGGCTCTCGGTCGAACGGCAGGACGGGACGGTGACGATCACAGGTAGTGCCGCCGCAAACGATCCCGTGGCGGTCGAACTCCTCCTGCCTCTCTCCTACCTGGACCAGACGAGCGGGTTCCCGCACCCGGTCGACGACCTGAGACAGAAGACCGAAGAAGGCGCCTTCTGGTATAACTTCCCGTACCATGCGGCCTCGGTCTTCCAGACGGTTGCGGCCTTCCTGGTCCTCGTCCTCCCCTTCGCGCTCCTCCTCCTATACCGCAGGTATGGGCGGGAGAAGACCTTCACTGTCCCCGAGTATCTCAGTTTCACGCCCAACACCGCCCTCAAACCCTGGCAGGTGAACCTCCTCTTCAAGGGGGACGTGAATGAGTCAGACGAGGACGCCTTCTACGCCACGCTCCTCGACCTCCACAGGCAGGGCGTGGTCACCGTCAGGGAGAAGGACGATGCAAAGGGGATCACGGTCACGGTCAACCGCGGCCATTCAGACGACCCCTATGAACAGCGGGTGCTCAACTACATCTCCGGTGTCGGGGGCAACGGGGTCTTTGACTCTGGTGAACTGGAGAGGATGGCAACGCGGGCGGCAGAGGGCAGGGCCGACCTGGCCACGGTGCAGGGCTACCAGCGGAGTCTCCAGGCGCTCTTCAACCCGACAGACACGCGCCTCTCCAGGAAGTACGCGGTGGACGGCAGGAAGTTTGTCTCACCCCTCCTCTTCCCGCCTGCATTCCTCCTCGGGCTTGCAGTCCTGGTCTTCGTGCTTGCCCCGGCCACCGGGGCGGCGTCGGTGCCGGCGATCGTCCTCTCGGTCGCAGGGCTCGTCGAGGTGGGCATCGCCCTCCTGATGCCCTCGACCCTCTTTGGCCACTGGAAGGGCGACCACTTCAAGGAAAAACTGGAATGGGAAAGTTTCGAGAATTTCCTCTCCGACATGGCGCAGATCCAGAAGTACGCCCCAGAAGACCTCTCGATGTGGGGCGAGTGGATGGTCTACGGCACCGCCCTGGGCCTGGGCGAGCAGGTCGAGAAGGCGATGGAGCACCTGCATGTCTCCTATGCCGAGGTGGGGATGCCGGTCTACTCCCATATGCCCCTGGCCTTCATACCGATCGCTCACTTCTCCGCGCCCTCCACCGGCAGCGGTGGCGGCGGCTTCGGTGGTGGAGGGGGCGGTTTCGGTGGCGGCGGCGGCTTCGGCGGTGGCGGCGTCGGAGGGCGTTGAACCGAGATCCTCATCTTTTCTTTTGGCTCTGAACAGATCCCAAAACTCTCTGGAAGCGAACATCTTCTGGAACTGAAACACATCTTTCCAGAAATTCGGCTCTGTAGAAATCTTCCGGACAGGTATCTCTGGCGGGGGATGGCATCACGCTCTTCATGACGATTGATTGTGCCCTCCCGACCCTATCTTCATCCCGGGGGTCCGGGGGCAGCGCCCCCGGCCGAAGAGGTGGGAAGGCGGGCGACACACATCCCCACACACAAGAGGCAAGGGATTCTAAAGAGCCGAAATTCTAAACCCTGTCCTCCACCGGGGGCGGCCGCACCCGGTGCAAGCTTCGGGAAGGAGATGGATGCAGGTCTGCGTGACAACAGGAGGAGGATCTTTCAGCCATAATCCAATCACTATCGTCTGCACGAGGAAGGTCGGAATGGACATCATAAGCAAGAGTGCAGGGGTGCGGTATCGTCTTTCTCTTCCCTCTCAAGGTGGTGTCCAGGAGAGCATTCACATCATGGAAGGAGGGCGCCGTCCTCATACCTCTCCACATGCATGGGGGTCCAGTCCAGGCACCAGGCAGTGCCAGAGTATTTATCAGAGCAGATGGCAGAAGGGGCCTCATGCTCAGGACATGTGTCGTCTATGAGAGCAAATACGGGACGACCGCCGAGGTGGCCAGGGCGTTCGCCCTCGTCCTGGGGCCGTCCAGGATGTGCCGGCCCGAGGCATTCTCAGAGGACCTGAAATCCTCTGACCTCTTTGTGATCGGCACACCCATCTACAATGGGGAGGTCGTCCCCTCGGTCAGGCGATTTGTCGAGACCAATGCCTCGTGGCTGCGAGAAAAATCGGTGGCCCTCTTCTGCACCTGTGTCAAACTT
This window encodes:
- a CDS encoding DUF2207 domain-containing protein; translation: MSENRQIATLLIVTLFLGVAALGLSAALPFLTEGDLVVDDYQAVLYENGTFVERYTYDVARSDEYRMLFRFFDDRLTFADASSPHVKFEEMTVPEGVIGYVKDASGEVRTYPTATEAETEFIRSKAYPNEVGLYNPGYFDAGTYVVEYHSVMRPPVEYDGEVAHVNLKLVREHIPYRHLTLTLPDWEGIETVYAYPPWLSVERQDGTVTITGSAAANDPVAVELLLPLSYLDQTSGFPHPVDDLRQKTEEGAFWYNFPYHAASVFQTVAAFLVLVLPFALLLLYRRYGREKTFTVPEYLSFTPNTALKPWQVNLLFKGDVNESDEDAFYATLLDLHRQGVVTVREKDDAKGITVTVNRGHSDDPYEQRVLNYISGVGGNGVFDSGELERMATRAAEGRADLATVQGYQRSLQALFNPTDTRLSRKYAVDGRKFVSPLLFPPAFLLGLAVLVFVLAPATGAASVPAIVLSVAGLVEVGIALLMPSTLFGHWKGDHFKEKLEWESFENFLSDMAQIQKYAPEDLSMWGEWMVYGTALGLGEQVEKAMEHLHVSYAEVGMPVYSHMPLAFIPIAHFSAPSTGSGGGGFGGGGGGFGGGGGFGGGGVGGR